In a genomic window of Xenopus laevis strain J_2021 chromosome 5S, Xenopus_laevis_v10.1, whole genome shotgun sequence:
- the syncrip.S gene encoding synaptotagmin binding cytoplasmic RNA interacting protein S homeolog: MSADMAAEHVNGNGTEEPMDTYAASAQSEHTQTLLDAGLPQKVAEKLDEIYIAGLVAHSDLDERAIEALKEFNEEGALAVLQQFKDSDLSHVQNKSAFLCGVMKTYRQREKQGTKVADSSKGPDESKIKALLDRTGYTLDVTTGQRKYGGPPPESVHTGQQPSVGTEIFVGKIPRDLFEDELVPLFEKAGSIWDLRLMMDPLTGLNRGYAFVTFCTKEAAQEAVKLYNNYEIRPGKHIGVCISVANNRLFVGSIPKSKTKEQIVEEFSKVTEGLTDVILYHQPDDKKKNRGFCFLEYEDHKTAAQARRRLMSGKVKVWGNVVTVEWADPIEDPDPEVMSKVKVLFVRNLANTVTEEILEKAFGQFGKLERVKKLKDYAFIHFDERVGAVKAMDEMNGKELEGENIEIVFAKPPDQKRKERKAQRQAAKTQMYDDYYYGGPPVPPPSRGRGRGGRGGYGYPSDYYGYDDYYDYYGYDYHNYRGGYDDPFYGYEDFQVGARGRGGRGARGAAPSRGRGAVPPRGRAGYSQRGGPGSARGARGARGGAQQQRGRGVRGARGGRGGNVGGKRKADGYNQPDSKRRQTNNQNWGSQPIAQQPLQGGDHSGNYGYKSENQEFYQDSFGQQ; encoded by the exons GATTAGTTGCACACAGTGATTTAGACGAACGAGCAATAGAGGCTTTAAAGGAGTTTAATGAAGAAGGTGCGCTAGCTGTGCTTCAGCAGTTTAAGGACAGTGATCTTTCACATGTACAG AATAAAAGTGCCTTTTTATGTGGAGTTATGAAGACCTACAGACAGAGAGAAAAACAAGGGACCAAAGTGGCAGATTCTAGTAAAGGGCCTGATGAGTCCAAGATAAAG GCACTGCTGGATAGAACTGGGTACACTCTTGATGTGACAACAGGTCAAAGGAAATATGGAGGTCCGCCTCCAGAATCTGTGCACACTGGACAGCAGCCATCAGTTGGAACAGAA atttttgtgGGGAAAATCCCTAGAGATCTCTTTGAAGATGAGCTTGTGCCATTGTTTGAAAAAGCTGGATCAATATGGGATCTCCGCTTAATGATGGATCCATTGACTGGTTTAAATAGGGGATATGCCTTTGTGACATTCTGTACAAAAGAAGCTGCTCAAGAAGCTGTCAAGCTG TACAATAACTATGAGATCCGACCTGGAAAGCACATTGGTGTATGCATCTCTGTTGCCAATAACAGACTCTTTGTTGGGTCGATTCCAAAAAGTAAAACAAAGGAACAAATTGTTGAGGAATTTAGCAAAGTAACAG agggaCTTACTGATGTTATACTATACCATCAGCctgatgataaaaaaaagaatagaggATTTTGTTTTCTTGAATATGAAGACCACAAAACTGCTGCTCAAGCCAGACGAAGGTTAATGAGCGGCAAAGTAAAAGTTTGGGGCAATGTTGTGACAGTGGAGTGGGCAGACCCTATTGAAGATCCAGATCCTGAAGTAATGTCAAAG GTTAAAGTTCTATTTGTTCGCAATCTTGCAAATACTGTTACAGAAGAAATTTTAGAAAAGGCATTTGGTCAGTTTGGTAAATTGGAGCGAGTGAAGAAGCTGAAAGACTATGCCTTCATTCATTTTGATGAGCGTGTTGGTGCTGTTAAG GCAATGGATGAAATGAATGGTAAAGAATTAGAAGGAGAGAACATTGAAATTGTTTTTGCCAAGCCACCTGATCAAAAAAGGAAAGAGCGAAAGGCTCAGAGGCAAGCAGCCAAAACTCAAAT gtatgatgattattattatggtGGCCCACCTGTGCCACCTCCCTCCAGAGGTAGAGGCCGTGGAGGTAGAGGTGGTTATGGATACCCTTCTGACTATTATGGCTATGACGATTACTATGATTATTATGGCTACGATTACCATAATTACCGTGGTGGATATGATGATCCTTTCTATGGTTACGAAGACTTTCAAGTCGGAGCTAGAGGCAGGGGTGGTAGAGGAGCAAGGGGTGCTGCTCCATCCAGAGGTCGCGGGGCTGTTCCTCCCCGTGGCAGAGCCGGTTATTCACAGAGAGGAGGCCCAGGATCAGCAAGAGGTGCTCGAGGTGCGAGAGGAGGTGCCCAGCAACAAAGAGGCCGCGGGGTACGTGGTGCGAGGGGTGGCCGCGGTGGAAATGTAGGAGGAAAGCGCAAAGCTGATGGGTACAACCAGCCAGATTCCAAGCGGCGCCAGACCAATAATCAGAACTGGGGCTCCCAACCCATTGCTCAGCAACCGCTCCAAGGTGGTGATCATTCTGGTAACTATGGTTACAAATCTGAAAACCAGGAGTTTTATCAGGATTCTTTTGGGCAACAGTGA